From one Rattus norvegicus strain BN/NHsdMcwi chromosome 7, GRCr8, whole genome shotgun sequence genomic stretch:
- the Mchr1 gene encoding melanin-concentrating hormone receptor 1, with amino-acid sequence MDLQTSLLSTGPNASNISDGQDNLTLPGSPPRTGSVSYINIIMPSVFGTICLLGIVGNSTVIFAVVKKSKLHWCSNVPDIFIINLSVVDLLFLLGMPFMIHQLMGNGVWHFGETMCTLITAMDANSQFTSTYILTAMTIDRYLATVHPISSTKFRKPSMATLVICLLWALSFISITPVWLYARLIPFPGGAVGCGIRLPNPDTDLYWFTLYQFFLAFALPFVVITAAYVKILQRMTSSVAPASQRSIRLRTKRVTRTAIAICLVFFVCWAPYYVLQLTQLSISRPTLTFVYLYNAAISLGYANSCLNPFVYIVLCETFRKRLVLSVKPAAQGQLRTVSNAQTADEERTESKGT; translated from the exons ATGGATCTGCAAACCTCGTTGCTGTCCACTGGCCCCAATGCCAGCAACATCTCCGATGGCCAGGATAATCTCACATTGCCGG GGTCACCTCCTCGCACAGGGAGTGTCTCCTACATCAACATCATTATGCCTTCCGTGTTTGGTACCATCTGTCTCCTGGGCATCGTGGGAAACTCCACGGTCATCTTTGCTGTGGTGAAGAAGTCCAAGCTACACTGGTGCAGCAACGTCCCCGACATCTTCATCATCAACCTCTCTGTGGTGGATCTGCTCTTCCTGCTGGGCATGCCTTTCATGATCCACCAGCTCATGGGGAACGGCGTCTGGCACTTTGGGGAAACCATGTGCACCCTCATCACAGCCATGGACGCCAACAGTCAGTTCACTAGCACCTACATCCTGACTGCCATGACCATTGACCGCTACTTGGCCACCGTCCACCCCATCTCCTCCACCAAGTTCCGGAAGCCCTCCATGGCCACCCTGGTGATCTGCCTCCTGTGGGCGCTCTCCTTCATCAGTATCACCCCTGTGTGGCTCTACGCCAGGCTCATTCCCTTCCCAGGGGGTGCTGTGGGCTGTGGCATCCGCCTGCCAAACCCGGACACTGACCTCTACTGGTTCACTCTGTACCAGTTTTTCCTGGCCTTTGCCCTTCCGTTTGTGGTCATTACCGCCGCATACGTGAAAATACTACAGCGCATGACGTCTTCGGTGGCCCCAGCCTCCCAACGCAGCATCCGGCTTCGGACAAAGAGGGTGACCCGCACGGCCATTGCCATCTGTCTGGTCTTCTTTGTGTGCTGGGCACCCTACTATGTGCTGCAGCTGACCCAGCTGTCCATCAGCCGCCCGACCCTCACGTTTGTCTACTTGTACAACGCGGCCATCAGCTTGGGCTATGCTAACAGCTGCCTGAACCCCTTTGTGTACATAGTGCTCTGTGAGACCTTTCGAAAACGCTTGGTGTTGTCAGTGAAGCCTGCAGCCCAGGGGCAGCTCCGCACGGTCAGCAACGCTCAGACAGCTGATGAGGAGAGGACAGAAAGCAAAGGCACCTGA
- the Mchr1 gene encoding melanin-concentrating hormone receptor 1 isoform X1: MPSVFGTICLLGIVGNSTVIFAVVKKSKLHWCSNVPDIFIINLSVVDLLFLLGMPFMIHQLMGNGVWHFGETMCTLITAMDANSQFTSTYILTAMTIDRYLATVHPISSTKFRKPSMATLVICLLWALSFISITPVWLYARLIPFPGGAVGCGIRLPNPDTDLYWFTLYQFFLAFALPFVVITAAYVKILQRMTSSVAPASQRSIRLRTKRVTRTAIAICLVFFVCWAPYYVLQLTQLSISRPTLTFVYLYNAAISLGYANSCLNPFVYIVLCETFRKRLVLSVKPAAQGQLRTVSNAQTADEERTESKGT; this comes from the coding sequence ATGCCTTCCGTGTTTGGTACCATCTGTCTCCTGGGCATCGTGGGAAACTCCACGGTCATCTTTGCTGTGGTGAAGAAGTCCAAGCTACACTGGTGCAGCAACGTCCCCGACATCTTCATCATCAACCTCTCTGTGGTGGATCTGCTCTTCCTGCTGGGCATGCCTTTCATGATCCACCAGCTCATGGGGAACGGCGTCTGGCACTTTGGGGAAACCATGTGCACCCTCATCACAGCCATGGACGCCAACAGTCAGTTCACTAGCACCTACATCCTGACTGCCATGACCATTGACCGCTACTTGGCCACCGTCCACCCCATCTCCTCCACCAAGTTCCGGAAGCCCTCCATGGCCACCCTGGTGATCTGCCTCCTGTGGGCGCTCTCCTTCATCAGTATCACCCCTGTGTGGCTCTACGCCAGGCTCATTCCCTTCCCAGGGGGTGCTGTGGGCTGTGGCATCCGCCTGCCAAACCCGGACACTGACCTCTACTGGTTCACTCTGTACCAGTTTTTCCTGGCCTTTGCCCTTCCGTTTGTGGTCATTACCGCCGCATACGTGAAAATACTACAGCGCATGACGTCTTCGGTGGCCCCAGCCTCCCAACGCAGCATCCGGCTTCGGACAAAGAGGGTGACCCGCACGGCCATTGCCATCTGTCTGGTCTTCTTTGTGTGCTGGGCACCCTACTATGTGCTGCAGCTGACCCAGCTGTCCATCAGCCGCCCGACCCTCACGTTTGTCTACTTGTACAACGCGGCCATCAGCTTGGGCTATGCTAACAGCTGCCTGAACCCCTTTGTGTACATAGTGCTCTGTGAGACCTTTCGAAAACGCTTGGTGTTGTCAGTGAAGCCTGCAGCCCAGGGGCAGCTCCGCACGGTCAGCAACGCTCAGACAGCTGATGAGGAGAGGACAGAAAGCAAAGGCACCTGA